TGTGctgtgttacagttttatattGACATATTCAAAGTTCACTTATCTTAAATCTTAAAGTAACTCTGTATGTAAGTCTGATCTGATGCACACAAGAACGCTTTGCTGCAGattgtgtgcgcgcgtgtgtgtgtgtgtgtgtgtgtgcgcgcgcgcgtgcgtgcgtgcgtgcgtgtgtgtgtgtgtttgtgtgtgcgcgcgtgtgtgtgtgtgtgtgtgcgcgcgtgcgtgtgggaagggtaaaccctacggggacaaaatgtccccacaaagatggcaatatccaaaacccttgtccttgtggggacattttttggtccccatgaggaaacaagcttataaatcatacagaatgaacttttgtgaaaatttaaaagagcagacagttgtgtgtgattgttagggttagggggagggaatatgatacacagtttgtacagtataaaaaccattgtgtctatggaatgtccccataaaacatggaaacccaacatgcgtgcgcgtgtatgtgtgtgtgtgtgcctgtgcgtACCTACAGAAActgacttttaaaaataaacccgAGAAGTTTTCTCTGTAAACGTGTGACAGCTAACCCGAGTCTTCCCTATTTGTGTTTTCTTAACTGTATAGAAAGTATTGGTGTGGTATGTGGTTATAATACAGGTATGTGCAGGGGTGTCTATATCCAGAGCGCTGTTTGATAAAACCATGACATTCATGTAACAGAGTTTACTTTCCCCGAGCTGTTCCTAAAGTGAGTCACTGAACCCCGAGATACCCGACGGCTACTGGAATTCATTCTGAAACTCAAAACCAGAgcacttttttattattgtgcGATCCATCATGTCAGCTctttgtgtgttgtttgtgtaaaCGTGTGGGTGTTACCTGGGGCTGTTTTTTAAACTTACacaatcttttatttttttgctgtgaCAACCTACAATAACCTGAAGGGAAAGTCAGAAGTTTCCTGCATGTGCCACAGTGATTcctatcattattattaatatgacTTAGCATGATGATATGATCTGTGTGTCATCTGTGGGGAAAACACTTCTTTACACACAGAAACGTAGACTACAGTTGACTCATTTTATTAGGTGATGCTATAGACGGTATTGTCAAAGGTTCAAAGGTTTGAAGGACACACCTGCAGCTGctcattctttatttctttctatAGTCCATGTTTTTTGAGTACCAGTAAGGTCATCAAAACTATGACATAGCACAAACGGGTATCATGTTGTGACGCAATTTGACATAAAGGAGATTTTCATTGTATGCACTCCCACAGTGTTGAAGGAGTTTCTGCTGGGTCGTTTTTAAACCGGGTAAAATATGGACGAACTCAAACGTTGGTTTAAAAGAActagaaaatgtttaaatgggTTTTAGTGTTTTCATCGGCTTGAAACAACCCGCCATTTCTTTACAGTGCTTTTTCTTTTCTATCTCTTTAATAGTTTAAGAAAGTTTGGAAAATACATGTGCAGACAGAGTCAATGTATGTTTGTCTACAAAACCAGTTGGAAGTATTTTAGGATTAAAGTCTCTTTATTtccatttcaattttttgaGAACTATCGCCCTATTTGTGCTTCGGCATGAGATGATGGTgcacatctgccaaatgaataatcTTCTCGAAGCTTAGAATCCCACATACATCGAGCAGGAACACAAATATGCTTTGTAACTCTTATTAATGCAGCTTGTGATTGTTCTTCATTTGCATTTGAGGAAGCgagttgttgtttttctgtgaAATGCTGATTCACTTCAGCACATGAATCAGCAGATTCACAGAATCACACGACACGTCTTCATTACCTTTTCATGCTGAGCTTCAGGATCTTCTGCCGTTTCAGAtcgatttgttttttttgcccACAGGAGGCGATGAGGGAGACGCTGGTGTTGGTGTTTCAGGCTCTGCTCTGGCCCGCTGTCTCAGGTCTGGCTCAGATTCATCTCTCTGTTTTCTCTTGGATGAGATCTTACTGTGAACCCATTCCGATGTTTTCATCCTGCTCTCATTTGCGTTTTTATGTCTCCTATAGGAGAAACATGTAAGAGAAAGTGAGAACATAGTGTAAATGTCTTCTTTTAGATGCTGTGAGCTATGAATGAAATGGCATTTTCATCTGGGtgttaaaagaaattaaacttCCACCTTTGcaaatttaccatggtaaaaaagggacggttcacccaaaaattcaaattctgttgccatttactcaccctctaaacctgtgtaaatttctttgttttgcttaccacgaaagaagatatttggaagaatgtcagtaatatCATCCCCCAtagagggaaaataaatacaatgggagtcaatgatggatgagatctgtttggttactggcattcttcaaaatatcttcctttgtgttcatcagaactaaaAAACGtgcacaggtttggaactatccgagggcgagtaaatgatgacagaattgacattttttgggtgaactgtccctttaagtaactTGTTATTTTCAGCAGTATAAAATGCTAATCAAAGAGCGTAGTTTGACGTATATTTGACTCTTTCTCCCTTCAGCCCTGTTCACAGTTGAGAAGGAGCAGAGTTCATATGAGGCACGGCTACACGATGACATCAAACTCGTGTGCACGTTCTCCAAAGTCAAAAGCCTTTCTGACCTCCACGTCATATGGCGCAGAATCGAGCCGAAGCCCGAAGAGGAGGTCTACAGATACAAGAGAGGCAGAAAAATGCAGAACTTCACCCACCCGGACTTCAGAGAGCGAGCTCATCTCATCCACGAGCAACTGAATCAGAATCGAGCTGTATTACAATTAAAAAAGCTCAGGATCAAAGATTCAGGAATATACCAGTGCATCGTCAAAGTGGGAGATGATGGAGACTACGATGGGGACTACAAAGACATCACGCTCAGTGTTACGGGTGAGTCTCAATCATGTGTTGCGTGCTTCGGTTATCCATCACACAAACGCTCATCATCACTGTCGTCTGTTTCTCTGTTTCCAGCACTTCACAATCCAGTCAAGAAAAAAGTGCAGAAAACCCAGTTAAAAGACGAAGTGGAACTGTCGTGTGAGTTCGAGGGATACCCGCTGGCGCAGATTCTCTGGAGCGACGGACAGAACATAAACCTCACGGAGAAATCCAGAAACAGCACACGCTCCACCAATGAAGATCTCTTCAACGTCACCACTCGACTGGCGGTGAGACGAGACCTCTCGAGAAACTACACCTGCTCCTTCCTGACGGAGGGGCGAGTCAGACAGACGGCCACTTTCCTTATTCCCCGTGAGTTTGACATTTATCTTTTAGAAACACTTTGAAAGTGAAACGTGTAGGATGTGACATCCACAGAAACTCTGTCTATCAGCCCACTCGCTCTTGTTTTCCGTCGCTGATGATGATTTGTGTGTGGGGAAGATTTTCCTTGACAGCGCGATGAGGGATTCCCCCGGGGCGAGAGGGCGTATGATATGACAGAGATAAAGACAAAACAGATTCTTCCGATGAATAAAGAGGCGTGAATGTATTGCTGTGTTTTTCCAGCAGACTTCAGAtcagactgtgtgacttaataCAGTAGAGTGACTATAATGTTTTCCCGAAAccaagtgtttattttttaaataaaataattttctgtttaataaaatacatcttttttttcttctgcattgCTCAAATGCAGATGTGATTTGTGTaagatgtaaatattttattgcaatcAAATCTGAATATCCCTGTAGTTTTATAAAACGTATTTGAAACAGATTCTGGCTCTAAAATGGCAATTATTTCTTTCAAAACTGACAGCGTTAATATCATTTTACATTTCAATAAAAGGATTACTTTGGTAAAACAATTTCCTTGGATTTCTGCATTCCAGAAAACTGTGTCACATGGAAATGTAATGTTCATTTCTCGTTCTGAAGAAAGGAGTGtaatgtttgattttgtttccAGATGAAATTCCTTCCGGTTCTTCTCATCAGTATGTTTGGATCGGCGCTGTGGTGGTTGTGTTACTGGTCATTGTCTTCGTCTCCATCTTCCACCATAGAAGAAAACACAGTACGTCAAACGCATTTCCCATGATTCCATCATCTGTTTACTGGGATACTTTTGCTGTTTTAAATATACCGCGGTATTACCATGTTTTGTGTTACGTTACGGTAGGACTTGGAGTACCGTTTAAAAGCCCTGGAACACAAATAGGGGAATCATTCATCGTGTAAATGCTTGTTTACATTTACGGAGATTCCATCATGGTTTATGACATATGCCGCTATCAGATACGGTGAGATTTACCAGGGTAGATTTCTGAGTCAGCTGTGTGTTTTCTGCAGGGGTAAAGTCATATGACAGTG
The Triplophysa rosa linkage group LG19, Trosa_1v2, whole genome shotgun sequence genome window above contains:
- the si:ch211-241b2.5 gene encoding programmed cell death 1 ligand 1 — translated: MRETLVLVFQALLWPAVSALFTVEKEQSSYEARLHDDIKLVCTFSKVKSLSDLHVIWRRIEPKPEEEVYRYKRGRKMQNFTHPDFRERAHLIHEQLNQNRAVLQLKKLRIKDSGIYQCIVKVGDDGDYDGDYKDITLSVTALHNPVKKKVQKTQLKDEVELSCEFEGYPLAQILWSDGQNINLTEKSRNSTRSTNEDLFNVTTRLAVRRDLSRNYTCSFLTEGRVRQTATFLIPHEIPSGSSHQYVWIGAVVVVLLVIVFVSIFHHRRKHSQKDRRNEASKCSLQFPQTPANTDSLLTVNENRAQIGDITREEHVEKLQTHRDALTQQYSRPVRDEEQTAVIPQ